The sequence CCTTTTAAAGCCAAAAACAGATTTTTCCGCAATATTTAAATAATACCAGCCCATCCCAGAAAACTGAGAGATAAAAAACACAAAAATATTATTTCTCGAACAAGCGTGCATGCGGGAAAAGGCAGGAAACCTGCGCTTTGTCCGCGCATATCATTAAGGAGATAGAAGGTGCTTATGATGGAGAAAAAGCCGGAGCATCTGAAAATTAAGGCGCTGCCTCCGTCTTTAAGGGAAAAAGCGCACTATGTGGCCTTTGAGATAATCAGCGAAAGCGGCAGGAGAATACCCTTTTCTGACTTTTCAAGGGAATTTGAGAAGAGCTTTTTCTCACTTGCAGGGGCTCTTTCCTACGCTCGGGCAAACCCGAAAGCCCTTTATGACACATTTGATTCAGATTCAGGAACCGGGATAATAAAAGTTGAGCGCGGCTACGATGAGATGCTGAGAGCCGCCTTATGCACCATTAAAAACATAAAGGTTGATAATTCCGCTGAAGAGCACCTGATTGTTGAAAGCATAACAACATCAGGCTCAATAAGGAAAGCAAAGAGAAGAATAAAAGAGAGAATTGAAGAATTGCAGGCAGCAAATTTGCAGGCAAATTAGGATTTCAGGAAAATAAGGCTTATAAAAAATCATTGCGAGGTTAGGAAAATGGTTGAAGAAAAAATCCAGTCAATGCAGCATCAGGTAATGGGATATGACAGGGCAATCACAATGTTCAGCCCGGACGGAAGGCTCCTGCAGGTTGAATATGCAAAGAAGACAGTCAAGCAGGGCTCAACTGCAATCGGGATAACATACAAGAACGGTGTGCTTCTCCTTACAGACAAGAGGATAACAGACGACCTTGTGATTGCGGACTCTGTTGAGAAGATATGGATAATTGACGACCATCTGCTTGCAACAGCAGCAGGGATAATCTCTGACGCCAGGGTTTTAATTGACAGGGCTCAGGTCAAGGCGCAGCAGCACAAGGTTACATATGACAGCCCTATTGATGTTTTAAGCGTTGTCAAGGACATCTGCAACCTAAAGCAGGTTTGCACCCAGAGCGGCGGCTTAAGGCCTTTCGGGGTTTCGCTTCTTATTGCAGGAGCTGATTTTGACGGTCCAAAACTTTATGAGACAGACCCTACCGGGATATACTTCAGGTATAAGGCGGCTGTAATAGGAGAGGGCGAAGTAGAGGTTGAGGAGATCCTGAAAAAGGAATACAAGGAAAACATGAGCAGGGAAGATGCAATAAAGCTTGCCATGAAGGCAATGTACAGGTTCATAAAAAAGAATGTCAGCATGGACAGGATTGATGCTGCCTATGTTGAGCTTCCGGAAAAAAAGATTACGAAGGTTTCCAAGAAAGAGCTTGAGAAATACTACAGCGGCATAAGCAAGTGAGAATTTGTTTTTCAGATTTAATGCTGAAGATAGGTAAAAAACAGAATTAACAGAGGTTAAAATGCCTGCACCAATAGTTTTTGACAAGGAAAGGGTTCATCTCAATGTTGCAAGAATCAAGAAGGGCGGAGAGAACTTTGAGGTTGTGATAGAGCCAGACCTTGCAATAGATTTCCGAAACGGGAAGATATCCGACATACACGAGGTTCTTCACAGCGAAAACGTCTTTTCTGACGCCAAGAAAGGCGAGCGCGCTTCAGAAGCCCTTATGAAGCAGCTTTTCGGAACAGATGATGCACTGAAAGTCGCAGAGAAAATCCTCCGAGAGGGGGAAATCCAGGTGACAGAGGAATACCGCGAAAATCAGAGGGAAATAAAGAGAAAAAGCATAATTTCCGTTATTGCAAGGAATGCTGTTGACCCAAGAACAGGGCTTCCCCATCCTGCAGACAGGATTGAACGGGCAATGGAAGAGGCGAAAGTAAAGATTGACTATGCCAAGGGAACTGACGAGC is a genomic window of Candidatus Woesearchaeota archaeon containing:
- the psmA gene encoding archaeal proteasome endopeptidase complex subunit alpha; translation: MVEEKIQSMQHQVMGYDRAITMFSPDGRLLQVEYAKKTVKQGSTAIGITYKNGVLLLTDKRITDDLVIADSVEKIWIIDDHLLATAAGIISDARVLIDRAQVKAQQHKVTYDSPIDVLSVVKDICNLKQVCTQSGGLRPFGVSLLIAGADFDGPKLYETDPTGIYFRYKAAVIGEGEVEVEEILKKEYKENMSREDAIKLAMKAMYRFIKKNVSMDRIDAAYVELPEKKITKVSKKELEKYYSGISK
- a CDS encoding ribosome assembly factor SBDS — translated: MPAPIVFDKERVHLNVARIKKGGENFEVVIEPDLAIDFRNGKISDIHEVLHSENVFSDAKKGERASEALMKQLFGTDDALKVAEKILREGEIQVTEEYRENQREIKRKSIISVIARNAVDPRTGLPHPADRIERAMEEAKVKIDYAKGTDEQIKSIVASLQPILPIKFEKVIIELRIPAKHAARAYAVVKGHEIVLADWMPDGSLSAKLKMPAGLQEKFFDELNKIAHGDFTSKVERE